CGATCATGATCTCCGTCTAAACCGTCCGCATCTCTTTCCTCGATTCATTCCTGTACAAGGTACCTactgctgcttttgcttgtgtCTTTGACTTCGCGCGCACCTTGAACAGCTCCGATATCCGAACCTAGGCTTGCGTCTCCATCGTCTTCGCTTCGCTTGCTGACAATCCTTGGCCTGTGTAGAAGCTTCCGATTCGCGCCTTGCTCGCGAGGAGCTGTTCCTTCCGGCGTTCAATTGATCATGGCCAGCGAGCCGCTCACCTCATCATGGAATCCGGCACTGATGCCAAATAGCATACATGATGTTCCAGCAGACCACAACGACCACACAATACTAGCAGCATCTGCGGAGCCCTTGTCCGAGACCCAAGGCCATGACCTGACACCTGAAGAAGAGCCGGTGGGATTGGATCATCATGAGGGCGGGCGCGATACCGAAGACCAGGCTTATTCTCTTGGTGGCGATGTTGAGGGCGATGCTGGGCTAGCTTCGGAGGACCCCGAGCCGCACCACGGAGCTGCTGAGACCACCCCAGAGCCTTTGGAGCCCGtggcagaaaaagaaggagatgccAATGGAGATGCGGCTGCGACCACTACCCGTACTGCGCAGCATTCAAGCTCCATGTCCTTTGCTCGGACCTCTCATGAAGTCAGTTTTAGCGATAACGACGAAACCGAGTGGACCCTCTCAAGGACCGACACAGATCCTTTCAAATTCATGTCCCCATCCGACAGAACGAATTCTTTCCCTGTAGTGCCTCTGATGGCGGAGGACCCAGAGCGTATCGACGATGTACATCTGCCATCGAATCAGGCGCTTGATGTGctggaagagacagagagagatgtccacgttgaagaagaagagtatcAAGCCGAAGCGCAACCTCAGGCCGGCTTGGATTCGACGTCTGAGCCTGCGAAAGATTCACACCGCGGGCATGCGCCGTCTAGATCCATCGGCGGAGACATACAATGGTCGGAGGATGCAGAATCCGAAGCGCGATTCGAGGAGGGAGTTCCACTGATACCTCATTCGCACGTCGAACCTGATGCCGCAGCCAGTGGCGAAAATGCCCATATCCCCTCTTTTGATGATGAcaacgaggatgacgacttCTTCACCCAAATCAACcagtctggagaagatgctgcgAACAGGGCAGATGAAATCCCGTCGTTGCAGCGGAAATCGACGATGCAAGTCTTGGCAGCTGCCAGCGTAGAGCCTTTCTCTCACCAACCCACGCTTGAGGAGACGCCTGagtgggatgaagaagaccTTATCTCACCGCGTGGTCATGAGATTGAGAAGCCAAATCCGCTCGAGGGACATGGTAATACGAACGAAACAGGAGCTCCTTCAGGCCAGGATCTTTCGTCAAAGTGGGAACAAGCCTTCGctagcgatgatgatggtgatgatttcCTTATTGAAAACACGacggcagaagaaaaagaagaggtgGATGCCGCTGCGTTCTTGGGCAGCGATGATGAAGGTCTTCTGGATGATCTTGATGACGCACCACCGCCAACTCAGACCGCACCGCTGAGCTCACAAGCTAGTAGTGTGGTGTCAACGCCTGCTTTTGCGCCTACTACATACGCGCCTACCCAGCAACGGTCGACATCCGCCGCTTCTGCCTATACACCTGTCACGACGCCATCACAGCCGTCGTTTTATGGTGTACCTTCTCCCCAGGTGCCGGCATTCCAAGCTGCGCCGCAATACGgccaagctcctcctcatcctcccgCGCAACAGGTGTCAGATTCGCCTAGAGCCCAGAGCTTTGCCGACAAGTCCAAGGGAGGCTATTCGTCGCCTTATGATCTCCCATCAGATTTGGTTACTTCCACCGTGAAGCCTAGGAAACGAGCCAGCCTGCAGCAGCTACAGCTGGACAACAATTCTTCACTGCAGCCTCCACCCCCACCGCGAAGCGCCAGCATGAGCGCGACTGAGACGGCGCCTCCAGGCGGTATTCAGAAATCGCCTCTTCTGCGGCACAAGTCGTCAAGTTTCTTCGAGGACTTGCCGACTGCACCCAGGCCGCGTTCGATCTCTAGACAGAGCACCAGAGCTGTTTCCCCCAACCCATATGCGCTGGCAACCTCCCCCCATGGGCCGTCTCCCCTGAGTCCTCCCATGGCAACTCAGATTccgcctgctgctcctccaagTTCGGTCGCCAAGGTGAATCTTGTGGCTCCTGAGCGAGTCAGCCCTTATGCGCCCCTTCAATCGCCAAGTGGCCCTCTGCCTTCACCGGCCGCCAACGCATCCAGATACTccccagctcctcctccccagGGAACTGTCAGTCAAAGTGCGCCACCACCGGCCAGCCGGTATTCTCCAGCACCACCTGCATCCCATCCAACTGCTGCATATGCTCCCGCGGTCTCGGCCACACCACCTCAGGCAGTCCTACCTCACCTTCCGCGGACTTCTAGCCCGTTGGCACATTTCGAGATTAGCAGTGACAAGCCACATGGTGTCAATGGAGAAGTTGTTCACACTGAGCGACGAGCTAGTTCCTCGTACGAACCAAGACTGACCCGTGttgcctctctccctcccacccgcgaggttgaggaggaagacgaccAATCTCTCAGTGCGACCCGTTCGCCACCGCCCTTGCCCACTCCTTCAGCTCAGGCTACCTTATCACCCCCTAAAAGGCCAGGTTCTGGTTACATACCTAGCGGTTTACCTTCAACCCAACCAGGGTTTGTTCCACCCCCGCGAGCTCAGACGCAATCTCCTGGGGCTACTCGAGGTGGCCAGTATGGCCCGAAGCCTTTAGAGCACGCTCGTCGaccttcatcttcgcatTCGCCTGCGTCTCCTCCAGCTACCAAAACTGCATATGCGCCCATCACCCAGCCTCGCTCTACATATCAGGCTATGAGCATGATTGCTCCCACCGATGGACGGGAACAGGACCCTCTCCAGAGATGGCAAGGTGTTCCTATTATTTCTTGGGGAGTTGGCGGAACAGTAGTTACTTCTTTCCCCAAAAGCATTCCGAGATATGTCATGAACCAAACGACACCGTCGATGTTGCGATCTCCAGGAGAAGTCAGGGTGCGGAATATCAAGGACATTGAGTCTTTGCAGGACCGCCTGGCCAAGTTCCCTGGCCCACTGAAGGGCAAatcgaagaagaaagaggtgCTTGCGTGGTTAAGTGCTGGAATCGAAAGCTTGGCAAAGGAATTGCCAGACGTGTCCTTCCACCCACAGCTTTCTTACGAGGCGAAACGGGCTATTGAGCGCCTGTTGCTGTGGAGGATACTTCGCGTATTTGTCGAGTATGACGGTGTGCTGGAAGGCAACCCTGCAGCGGAGAAGGCTGTCCGAGATGTTCTCTCCCCAGGGACTATTACGCCAACTGCGGAAAACGATGCTCTATTTCCGACCGATCCAACCATCAGTATCAATGGCACTTCATTGACGTCAATGCAGGCTGATGGCGCCGATTCTGCTACCATGGAACAGATTCGCCATTCCCTTCTCAAAGGTGATCGTGAAACTGCTGTCTGGGCCGCGGTCGACAAGCGTTTATGGGGGCACGCCATGCTCATTTCCCACACAGTCTCGCCCGACCTGTACAAGCGTGTTGCGCAGGAGTTTGTCCGCAAGGAAGTCAACCACCCTGGCCAGAATAATGAGTCTCTTGCGGCTCTATACAAAATCCTGTCTGGTAATTATGACGATTGCGTTGATGAGCTAGTTCCCGTGCATGCCCGTGCCGGCTTGCAGCTGGTCTCGACAGGATCATCTTCCCAGCCGGCCAAGGACTCTATGGAAGGTTTGGACAAGTGGAGGGAGACTTTGACTCTCGTTTTGAGCAATCGCAGTGCCGATGACATTCGCGGGCTGAATGCCTTGGGCAAGCTGCTGTCTAGCTACGGAAGAGCTGAAGCAGCTCACATCTGTTTCATGTTCAGCAGGCAGATATCTGTGTATGGTGGTTTCGATGATCCAAACGTCGATTTTGTCTTGTTGGGATCAGACCATCGCCAGAACTCGCACCAAATCGCCAAGGATACGGAAGCTCTGCAACTCAGCGAGGTTTACGAGTACggcctttctctttcagGCGCCGCTTCAGCAGCCGCTGGCGCTCCTCACCTGGCAGCCTATAAACTTCACCACGCCATCACATTGGCTGAATACGGCTTCCGGGACAGGGCTCTCCAGTATTGCGATGCCATTCTTACGGCGATATCTTCTCAGACAAAGAGATCGCCCTatcaccaccagctgctGGAAGCGGCTGTCGACGACTTCATGATACGCTTGAAACAGGCACCAAAGGAAGAATCCTCCTCATGGATGTCCAAGCCTACCATGAACAAGGTGTCAGACAGTATGTGGAACAGATTCAACAAGTTTGTTGCCGGGGACGAACCTGATGGCACCAACGGAACGCCAAATGAGGAAAGCGGTCCATTTGCCCGCATCGGAACCCCATCAATGAGCCGCTCTCCATCTGTTTCCAATTTTGACACTTTGGGCATCAGCTCCCCCAGCTACCCTGGGGCTGGCGCTCCCGCCGCAACATCGGCCCTGTCGTCAGCGTTGTCTCGATACGCCCCTGCCACCTCTCAGCCTACGTATGGCGCCGAATCACCACCGGTGTCGGCGTCATTCCCTCAGGGTGGACGGAACTCGAACGAGTACAATACTAGCACATACGGTGTTTCCCCCTCTCTTGCTGGCTCTCCACCTCACAGCAATGGATTTGCATCATCAGGCTTCCAGCCGATGACTCCTATCCTTAAAAATGAAGGGTACACCGGATATCAGCCATACGGACATCAAGAATCAGCCTCATCGCAGCCGCTCTCTGAAGGATCAGCGGCAGGCCCCTCTACCCAAGGATACCAGCCTATTTCCTACGGATATGAACCTCCAACGAACACATCTGCATTGGAACCTGAAGACAAAAATGATGGCGTAACTGGAGCTCCATCAAACAGTTATGAACCTCCATCAAGCGGCTATGAGCCTCCGTCATTCCAGCCTTATGGGTATGAACCGCCGTCGTACGAACCCGGAGTTGGGCCatctgcagaagaagacgatgatgaaccCAAGcctaagaagaagagcttcatggatgacgacgatgatgatttctCAGCCCCTCAGCCTAAAGAGAAATCCAAGGCGGAAAAGGATCGTGAGAATGAAGAGATGTTCCGCAAGgccgcagaagaagatggtaaGTGTCTTTGTTCCTCTCACTACTCCATTCTTTTATGAAATCATAAAACTATTTGTGCTAACTGTTAACAGCGAGACGCGCCGCCGAAGCTGCGCAGGCCAAGAAAGGATGGGGTTTCTCCAGCTGGTTCGGAGGTAGCAAAAAGGAAGCCGGAAGCCCTGGAGaggcctcgtcctcgtccccCGGCAAACctatcaaggccaagctcGGTGAAGCGAGCAGCTTCGTATATGACCCAGAGCTCAAGCGATGGGTCAACAAGAAGCCCGGAGCCGAGCAGGTCGAAGCAAAGTCGGCCACTCCCCCGCCCCccaaggccagcagcagcccccGATCCGTCAGCGGAACCCCTCCGCTCAGACAGTTCACGCCGCCTCCTGCACAGGGCCGATCCAGCGTTCCTCCGTCATCTGGCTTTGGGACTTTGGCTCCGCCGGCAGTCCTCAACAGAGCTCCGTCGCAGGAGAGTCTTAGTGCGCCGCCGATGCTGCGGTCCATGTCTGGCGCGAGCACCGATAGCAAGCCCTCTAGCAGACCTACTACGAGCATGAGCAatgccagcagcatcgatgaCTTGTTGAGCGCTGGGCCTCGCAAACCAGGGCAGAAGAAAGCTAGGAAGGCTGGGCGTTATGTTGATGTCATGGCCAAGTGAAAACAACAAACTTATAGAATGTCCAGTgtttctttcattcttcatcttgcattGAGCACAGAATCTGTTTCTTTATCAACAACAGCCGGTGGTAGTATTGTATTATAGGATTGGACGTCATGGTACTGTAATAATTGTTGGCTGgggcttgtttttttacttgAGACGAAGTTTTGGAACGGTGGAATGATGGCATGAGAGAACGAGAGGATGACTGATGCAGATATACATGACTACGCAACATTTTTTGGATATCTTGGATGAGACTagcaaaaataaaaaaagagcattTGATCCCCTATCTTTTGAAGTGCGCCGTGAAAGCCCCCAAATACCTTTGCGCCTGTTTATACCGTCGCCATTCACCTGCTGCCTTATGCAGTGTATGCTTGGACATGATACTAAGGCTGGAGGTTAGCTTATACATGAAAGACGTGAAATAGGAGACAGCAAAACTTGCCGTTAGGACTGCATCATCCCCACCTGCATCGTCATAATGTGGTATATAGACGTACAGCACCAAAGAGTGATTATGGCAGAAGCATGCAATGACTCTCCCCTCAAGTCTACCTGCACTAAGGACTCTGCTCCAGTCCTTCCCATCGACATAAATCGAAGCCCAAGAGTCAGGTCCACGGTCGCGAAACTTCGTACTAGGGTGATCCTCGATGGGGACCCTGAGCTGGGCCGGATCTAGCTCCGGGTTATCGAGATCCGTCCAGGCGCTGGAGATGTCTGCCGTCTCGGTGGCGATGCGCACACGCAGCCCGCCGTGCATGTTTGCGCTGATTTCGAGCCTGGGGGATTTGTTGGAGCCGTTGGAAGCAAGGGCGAGCTTGGTGAAACGGTCCGAGATGGACTTTAGCTGGAGCAGGGGCGGCAGCTGAATGTGCACATCAGGCTCTTGCAGAACAGGCTGGACGGTCGAGGCAACGGTGTCTGGATGGAGCACTCGGATGGGAATATCCTGGGTAATAATCTTCTCGTGCTCTCTCCGTAGAGAAGTCTCGAGGTGGGCTGACGAAaagtcatcgtcgtcgccaaaGGGATCGTCGTGAGATGGTCTGGAGGGCGCAGGTGCATTTCCGTGGGACGGCCTGGATGTAGTAGTGGTGATAGTCATGGATAGCACAGGcacgcccttcttcttggtgagGCGCAGAGAAGCTGAGATGCTGTTCTGGGCGGATTTCAGGGCGCGATGGAgtggctgaagagagagtTCCAggttgatggtgttgcctGGCTCGGCGGACTGAATGGTGCAGTTTTCGAAGAGGAAGTCCATTGGCAATGCCCTTTTGCAGAAACAGGTTGGCATTTCATTTAGTAACGGAGAGAAAGAACAATGAAGGTGATGCCTTACGACCAGATTTGGGATCCCGTGTCCGGCACGACGGTGAAGTGCGCCGTGTCATCGCTCAGGCGCAGCCAtaccagcttctccaaggcGGAGAATGCGGCCGTGAGTTCTTTGTGAGGGTGAAGACGGTTAGTTGAATTCATtcacgatgatgatggggtttctgtggtgaagatgaaCTCACTGGCAAATGTGCGAATGTTTTTCAAATCGCTGTGGAATCTCATCTTGGGGGGAACGTCGTTGACTGGGGCGTGAAAATGGACAAGTTCACGGAGCAGGTTGAAGTTGGCGGTTGCTGTAGTTCAGCTGGTGTTAGTGGGGGGAACGAGcgctacagtacagtagctGGACCTGCCTAGGATTACCCAGTGCATCAACGTGTTCATCTATTTAAGTGAGAATGGACGTCTTTATGATTCTGGATTTGCAAAATAAAATGGATTAAGATGTATTTATAGTAATGCCAAAATATAGAATTAACGGATCTAGCGTTTCAAAGCACATGAACAGGCTGGTGCAGCTAAACTTCAACAATACATGCATACAGTATCACCTTTCATCCCGTCGAGCAGACGTCTAATACCTGAACCTTCCAAACCCAAGTAGAAGAGCATAGCAAACGTCATCTTGGGCTGAGTAAACAGCTTTCTAGACATTATTTCAAGTCATGGATCATTTAACgagagaagagctgccaTTGAAGGCAAGCACCAGCCCTATCCAGAAGGAAGTCGCTGATTCATAGTAAACTTTGGAGTATCAAACACGCACAAGTCGAGCTTACCGTGATAAAACTGGATAGCCAACATTGTCATCAAAGAGGCAGCTACATCtctgaaagagaaaaagagaaacgtACTATGCTTAGATAGAGCGTACACGCCGCATCTGCCACCCTGAAATTTCTCGACTTGACATCCAGCAACGCATTCATATAAACATGATCACACTTTCATTCCAAACAGCCATCTCTTATCTGCATCATACAATAGTCTGTAtgtctcgtcttcatctccagtctCGCTCTGGGAGCTACCACACAATCGTTTCTGCCAGCCAACAATTGGAAAAAACAGCAATGAGGATCAGGGACTTTGGCCGATCCGTCAGGGACCATATCACTACATCATGGACGCGTCTGGGGAGAAACCGTGATACGACTCAGCAAGATCTTGAATCCGGTAGCAGGGAAAACTTGTTCAGTCGCTTGGAACTCAGCCGCAGGGAAATCATGATCAGGCGCGCCATCAGGCAAGAAACACCCCCTCGGCCTACATATTTACTTCATGATCCTACGTCATTCTCGCCGGTTGAAGGTGTTCGCGTTCGTAGGACTGTTTCCTCCGAATTTAGGCACCACCAACTCACCATTAGGGCCCAAGAAGAGTTCACTCCCCCGGGATCTCCAACCGGAACAACTCTTGGAATCCCGGCCGAGCATCTTCTATATGACGACCAGCAAGAGATGGGTGATATCATCCAGGCTCTCCCTCCCAATTTTGATAACCCCTTTGTCCGACCACGGAGGAGTCTCGCAGATAGCGATGAGAGTTCGGAAACACGTTCGGACGACTCGATACAATCCAGCTTTCCCAATGTTGCAACTCCCGTAACACAGCCTGGTAGCCCGATGGGCGATTCACCCGTACGTGCAGCTACAGGAGCTTTTTTGGGGGGGAATCCAGCAAATGGACCCGTGGTATTTGTAGGAGGGGTATATGTAACCGACGGTTCAAACGTCATGTATATATGCAGGCGTTGTGGCGGAGGAACGGCCCATTACACCCGTGATGAGTGGGATCACGTCTTAAAAATGTCGAGAAAGATGGGGCATTAAAGGTATCTCAAGGTTGAGAAACTCTTTAACTCTGATGGCGGTACATTATTCACGTCTGGGATAGCGACGAAGCGCACAGCGGCGGCATTCAGGgatcttcattctctttggTTTTGTCTTTTAAATTGCACAGCCAGTTTCAGCGACACGCCAtgatttcatctcttttcGAGCTTTAGACCGGCCACAAGATACCCAGAGGACAGCATCTGATTTTCTGCATTGAAGAGCGGAGCGAGCGTTTTGTTATAGTATGGAGTGTTTAGGGGACAGCATAAGCAGGTCTTTTCTACTAAAGTCGATAGATGGTGTTATACATATCTAATAGAAATACAAGGAAGCGGCTATTATCCAACTGTGCTGAATCGTCAATCGCATTTGGCGCCAACTTATACCCAGTATCGAAACGTCAGGCAGATGGTATGTGAGGCTACTCGTGTGTCTTTACTCTTGAAGCACACTCGGTACGAGGCCGTCTTGGATGAGTCGCCAGTAGTGCCCTGGTGATTGTACGGGCCCCTTCGGCCTTCGATTATGCCTTTGGAGCAGGTAAACCCCTTGATTGCCAGAAGATGGCGTGATATCTCTAGATGTATTATAATGACATGTTTCCCTTGCGCTTCTCTTTTATCCATCTCTTCAGCAAACTTTCGTGTTAATCCGAGTCTGAATCGCTGCTGTCGTCTATAAATCCCTCCTCTAGCCTTATATACAGTCAGCCTGGCACGAAGCACAGAACGAAAACGAAATGCATATGGCCGCCAATGGGACTTACTCCCGGCTTAGGCGTCTCTCGTTGTCCGGCCGCCTGGACCGGGCCAGGGCATCGAGCACCTGGGCAATGTCCTCGTCTAtgtcctccagctcctcgccctcctcgagGTCGCGATCTGGAATGCCGCCGGCCATGGCGATGTCCCTATCTCGCCGCCATCGGAAGGGGAGGCTAGCGATGCGGACGATGCGGTTGGTGATGCGGTATCGCCAGGAGGTCGTGTGCTCGGATATTGCGTCGATGGGCAGATACTGGCTGTATCGGGCGCGGTAGCGGCGCCAGCAGGGCACGACGACGaaggtgaggaggaggaagaggatgagcgAGATGACGGCGGGGATGACGAGTATCTGTGGTTTTGCGGCACGCGGCGCGTTAGTCGCGGGCGCATTCAAGTCGGGATTTCGAGCTATCCTTcgattgtttctttttttggtttgtttCTCGGGAGGGTGAGGCTTACTTTGATACCGCCTAGTGTGTCGCCCATTTTGTCTTTGAtgtgtctcttttcttcccttttgtTACAGGCGATGCGATGATGTGTCGCCGGCTGCGGGTGGCCGCCGTGCTCGTCGAAGCAATACTGACGATAGGGCGACAGGGCCGACCCCTACCTAGCCATGGAGCAAAGCAAGCTGAATGCGCTTTATAAGGGGCGGATCTTTAAGATTCGAGCTGACGACTctgggatggcgatggctgaGACTCAATTCCAGAATGATGGCTTTGACATGGAGTTCTGAGTACTCGGTACTTGGTACTTGGGACATGTACAGACAGGCTGCCTGCAAGTACGTACCCCGGAGACGCTAAAGAGCCCGGCGACCAGCAGTTGAGCACTTGCAGGGCCGGGCCACCGCTGGGGGCTAGGCGGTTTAGGGAAGGGGAACGGGGGATTTATTGAAtcgatggatgatgacgggATTGCGAGTGATATACAGGTACATTTAATTACCCATGGACTGATATACAGTCGTTTGAGGTATCGGGATTATTATGTAGATATTACTAAGGTACATACTTGGGAGGTGGTATTGGTGATAGACCTAGGCACCTTGAGCATATGGCATATCGTCGCTTTTTCTTATCGGTAAAGTAATGGAGGGTCTCACAGCACAGATATAAATGAAGGCTTCCATGggatatacggagtactcgtatactTGCTTGGTACCTTCGCCAGGAGTATATCGTAGGCACGCAAGGGATGATACCCTGGGTCTGAGATACCAAGATGTGAGAGATCAACGACCCATATGCCAGGACGCGGATATCACAACTTTGGGCAGCTA
This genomic stretch from Trichoderma breve strain T069 chromosome 1, whole genome shotgun sequence harbors:
- a CDS encoding sec23-binding domain of sec16 domain-containing protein, whose protein sequence is MASEPLTSSWNPALMPNSIHDVPADHNDHTILAASAEPLSETQGHDLTPEEEPVGLDHHEGGRDTEDQAYSLGGDVEGDAGLASEDPEPHHGAAETTPEPLEPVAEKEGDANGDAAATTTRTAQHSSSMSFARTSHEVSFSDNDETEWTLSRTDTDPFKFMSPSDRTNSFPVVPLMAEDPERIDDVHLPSNQALDVLEETERDVHVEEEEYQAEAQPQAGLDSTSEPAKDSHRGHAPSRSIGGDIQWSEDAESEARFEEGVPLIPHSHVEPDAAASGENAHIPSFDDDNEDDDFFTQINQSGEDAANRADEIPSLQRKSTMQVLAAASVEPFSHQPTLEETPEWDEEDLISPRGHEIEKPNPLEGHGNTNETGAPSGQDLSSKWEQAFASDDDGDDFLIENTTAEEKEEVDAAAFLGSDDEGLLDDLDDAPPPTQTAPLSSQASSVVSTPAFAPTTYAPTQQRSTSAASAYTPVTTPSQPSFYGVPSPQVPAFQAAPQYGQAPPHPPAQQVSDSPRAQSFADKSKGGYSSPYDLPSDLVTSTVKPRKRASLQQLQLDNNSSLQPPPPPRSASMSATETAPPGGIQKSPLLRHKSSSFFEDLPTAPRPRSISRQSTRAVSPNPYALATSPHGPSPLSPPMATQIPPAAPPSSVAKVNLVAPERVSPYAPLQSPSGPLPSPAANASRYSPAPPPQGTVSQSAPPPASRYSPAPPASHPTAAYAPAVSATPPQAVLPHLPRTSSPLAHFEISSDKPHGVNGEVVHTERRASSSYEPRLTRVASLPPTREVEEEDDQSLSATRSPPPLPTPSAQATLSPPKRPGSGYIPSGLPSTQPGFVPPPRAQTQSPGATRGGQYGPKPLEHARRPSSSHSPASPPATKTAYAPITQPRSTYQAMSMIAPTDGREQDPLQRWQGVPIISWGVGGTVVTSFPKSIPRYVMNQTTPSMLRSPGEVRVRNIKDIESLQDRLAKFPGPLKGKSKKKEVLAWLSAGIESLAKELPDVSFHPQLSYEAKRAIERLLLWRILRVFVEYDGVLEGNPAAEKAVRDVLSPGTITPTAENDALFPTDPTISINGTSLTSMQADGADSATMEQIRHSLLKGDRETAVWAAVDKRLWGHAMLISHTVSPDLYKRVAQEFVRKEVNHPGQNNESLAALYKILSGNYDDCVDELVPVHARAGLQLVSTGSSSQPAKDSMEGLDKWRETLTLVLSNRSADDIRGLNALGKLLSSYGRAEAAHICFMFSRQISVYGGFDDPNVDFVLLGSDHRQNSHQIAKDTEALQLSEVYEYGLSLSGAASAAAGAPHLAAYKLHHAITLAEYGFRDRALQYCDAILTAISSQTKRSPYHHQLLEAAVDDFMIRLKQAPKEESSSWMSKPTMNKVSDSMWNRFNKFVAGDEPDGTNGTPNEESGPFARIGTPSMSRSPSVSNFDTLGISSPSYPGAGAPAATSALSSALSRYAPATSQPTYGAESPPVSASFPQGGRNSNEYNTSTYGVSPSLAGSPPHSNGFASSGFQPMTPILKNEGYTGYQPYGHQESASSQPLSEGSAAGPSTQGYQPISYGYEPPTNTSALEPEDKNDGPYGYEPPSYEPGVGPSAEEDDDEPKPKKKSFMDDDDDDFSAPQPKEKSKAEKDRENEEMFRKAAEEDARRAAEAAQAKKGWGFSSWFGGSKKEAGSPGEASSSSPGKPIKAKLGEASSFVYDPELKRWVNKKPGAEQVEAKSATPPPPKASSSPRSGRSSVPPSSGFGTLAPPAVLNRAPSQESLSAPPMLRPTTSMSNASSIDDLLSAGPRKPGQKKARKAGRYVDVMAK
- a CDS encoding hus1-like protein domain-containing protein, encoding MTFAMLFYLGLEGSATANFNLLRELVHFHAPVNDVPPKMRFHSDLKNIRTFAKLTAAFSALEKLVWLRLSDDTAHFTVVPDTGSQIWSALPMDFLFENCTIQSAEPGNTINLELSLQPLHRALKSAQNSISASLRLTKKKGVPVLSMTITTTTSRPSHGNAPAPSRPSHDDPFGDDDDFSSAHLETSLRREHEKIITQDIPIRVLHPDTVASTVQPVLQEPDVHIQLPPLLQLKSISDRFTKLALASNGSNKSPRLEISANMHGGLRVRIATETADISSAWTDLDNPELDPAQLRVPIEDHPSTKFRDRGPDSWASIYVDGKDWSRVLSAGRLEGRVIACFCHNHSLVLYVYIPHYDDAGGDDAVLTYHVQAYTA